The DNA segment TCTTCGGCCTGCCCCTCTCGGACAACCTGGACGTGGAGCCGATCGACCCGTACCGGTAGACTCTAGAGGCGTCCCAGGATCTCCCGGGAAATCACGATCCTCTGGATCTCCGACGTGCCCTCGCCGATTTCGCAGAGCTTCGCGTCTCGATACTGCCGTTCCACGCCGTACTCGGCCATGTATCCGTAGCCCCCGAGGACCTGGATGGCGTTGCGCGTAACGCGCATGGCCATCTCGCTGGCGAAGAGCTTGGCGATGGAGGCTTCCAGACGGAACGGACGGCCCGCATCCTTGAGCCGGGCGGCGTGATAGATGAGGTGCCGGGCCGCTTCGATTTCGACTTTCATGTCCGCGAGCATGAACGCCACGGCCTGGTGGGCGCCGATCGGCTTTCCGAACGTGCGCCGCTCGCGGGCGTATTCGAGGGCGCGTTCGTAGGCGCCCTCCGCCAGGCCGAGCGCCATCGCGCCGATCCCGATCCGCCCCGCGTCCAGAATCTGCATGAAGTACTTCCACCCGTGGCCTCGCTCGCCGAGCAGGTGCGTTTCCGGGACGAAGACGTCCTCGAAGGTCACGTAACAGGTGTCGCTGGCCCGGCAGCCGAGCTTGTCCTCCTTGCGGGCGACGGTGACGCCCTTCCAGGAGGGCTCCAGAACGAAGGCGCTGATGCGGGCGTGCTTCTCGGCCTCCCGGTCCGTGACGGCGGTGATCGTCATGACTCCCGCGACGCTCGCGTTGGTCATGAAGATCTTCGAGCCGTTGATCTTCCAGCCGCCCGGGACGGGCACCGCCGTGGTCTGCGTTCCGCCGCTGTCGGAGCCGGCCCCGGGTTCGGTGAGGCCGTACGAGCCGATCGTCTCGCCGCGGGCGTTCGGGGGGACGTAGCGGCGCCGGAGCTCTTCGCTCCCGAAAAGAAAGATCGGCATCGTGCCGAGCGACGTGTGCGCCGCGAGCGTCAGGCACGTGGAGCCGCAGACCTTGGCGATCTCCTCGAGCGCGAGGACAAAGGAGAGCGTGTCCGCCCCCGCCCCGCCGTACTCCTCCGGAAGGGGGATGCCCGTGAGCCCCAGCTCCGCCAGGCGCCGGAAATTCTCCCAGGGGAATTCGCCCGTCTCGTCCAGGCGCGCCGCGCGGGGGAGGAATTCCTTGCGGGCCAGGTCCCGCACCGTGTCCCGGATCAGGCGCTGCGTTTCGGTCAGCTCGTCCATTCGGCTCCCGCCGTAGTCTATCCGCCGCCGGGATCCTTGCCAAGGCCGCCCCGCGGGGGGTAGGATCCTTCGCACCGTGCCGCCCCGAAAAACCGCCCGGCGTCGCTTCGCCCGGCGCCTGGAACGGCTCGAGATCTCCGGCATCCGCCGGATGTTCGAGCTGGCCTCCCGCATTCCGGGGGCCGTGGACCTG comes from the Planctomycetota bacterium genome and includes:
- a CDS encoding acyl-CoA dehydrogenase family protein, which gives rise to MDELTETQRLIRDTVRDLARKEFLPRAARLDETGEFPWENFRRLAELGLTGIPLPEEYGGAGADTLSFVLALEEIAKVCGSTCLTLAAHTSLGTMPIFLFGSEELRRRYVPPNARGETIGSYGLTEPGAGSDSGGTQTTAVPVPGGWKINGSKIFMTNASVAGVMTITAVTDREAEKHARISAFVLEPSWKGVTVARKEDKLGCRASDTCYVTFEDVFVPETHLLGERGHGWKYFMQILDAGRIGIGAMALGLAEGAYERALEYARERRTFGKPIGAHQAVAFMLADMKVEIEAARHLIYHAARLKDAGRPFRLEASIAKLFASEMAMRVTRNAIQVLGGYGYMAEYGVERQYRDAKLCEIGEGTSEIQRIVISREILGRL